One Psilocybe cubensis strain MGC-MH-2018 chromosome 9, whole genome shotgun sequence genomic window, TAGTTGGTGACTCCGCCAGTCGTCAGCTGTTGGTTATCAAGCGTGTTACTGTCACGAAGAGCCTGGCTGTCAAATTGGAGTTTTCTCTTCCTAAAGGAACGCACAAATTGAAGCTTTACGTCATCTGCGATTCATATGTTGGAGCCGATCATGACATTGCTCTTGATCCTATTGAAGTAGCGGAAGGAGAAGATTCCGACAGTGACGAGGATATGGATAGTGATGAGGACGAGTAAACGACAATTTTCTTgcttgatttttctttgatgTTTTTACCTTTCTCTCCTGTATTCATACTAACTCTGTAATATTTCGGTACCATCATTCATACTTTTTGTCAACCATATCAACTGTTCGAATACACTTTGGATCATACATCGTGTCAGCGTTTCAATAATAAGGTACGGCAGTGTAAATCGTTGCAACTTGATACATTCAAATGTGACAAAAATCGTGTTTCAATAATAGGTAACCCGAGGTGAATAaatgttatcaaaaaaataatTAAAACGTCAAGTCTCAACACACGCTGGGGGAACTGTGGTGTCATCTGTGTGGTTGGCAGCACCTGTACCGAGACCACGACTGGCAAATGCCTTCCAAATAAAGCAGGCATTTGCACCCCCAAAACGATTTACATCGGCTTGGATCCAAGCATCACGAGCGCTTAGGACTACAGGAGGTGTATGTGAGACAAGGGCTCGCCTAGCAAAGGTTACAATGTTCTAACTTACAGGTAGGGTTGCAAGGCTGGAGAGCTAATGCGTCCAGGAATAAGTGAAGGAAGACAATATTGCCTTCCCTGCCATCCGGGTTGGTGCGAGCCTGGGACGACCATCCGTGTACACCGACGAGATTGGCATAGACATTGTACAGCATGTTGGCCCATACCTCGCCAATGGCTGATGAAACGCGGCGTTAGCCATATTTATTTAAAGCAAAAAACGTCTTTATCTCACAGTGAACCTCCGTACGGGTCTTTAGGTCTGAGTAGCGAAGTGGGTTGATGACACTTTCGACATGTGAGCAAAATGAATGCTGCTGGAATATGACAATAACCTACGCATTTGTTGAGTAAGGATGGGTTCGTATACCAGCCGTGTTGTTGGTAACGTATTGACCCAGAACAAAGTCGTCAACAGCGCTCGAGGTCTTTTCATTCCAGCTTAAAAGATTTCCATCAATGCTCCATTGAAAGTGAGAAGAAGGTTCAAACGAACTTCGCCATGGCATCTGACCAACCTACAAAAGTTCACAAGGTGAGTCATCTATCTACGAATAAAGGAACATTTCCTCACCTTCACCCATTCCTCCAGCTTCAGTGGTCTGCAGACAACGGCCCGTTCCTCCTCCTGTCATGCGGTTCGTAACTCCGTGGGTGTTCTCGTGAGTGACAATATCATTCTCAAGGGCACCATCACGCATAGGCTAACATGGGAGATTTAATACACTGCGACATATGGAAGGCAAACTCGGAATATACTTACATTGGTCAGGGTCCACAAGAACATTCCTACAAGATATTTTAGTGGAAGTTACACGTTCAGTGCCTCGGACGTACTCATCCGTCCCGATTGACCGCTGATAGACGTTAGGGACACTATTTATGTCAAGAAGCACAGGGGCACTCACTCTGGCGGAGTTGAGAAATCGGCATTGTTGGTCCCAGCTGCATCTTGGACTGAAATGGTAACCTGATCATTCCCCAGCCCACCTTTACCGAAGTTGTTATTCTGGAAGTTGAAGGCTGCCTATGGTGAATTGTGTTTAGCAGAGTTACATCATGCACTTGAATACTTTCTTACCTCTGTAAATCCATATCTACGATAACAAGATGTTCAATAACGTCCGTGGGGTAATATAATTATGAAGTTTTTCTTACCTGTAGGTCAGATCGTGCATGGTGTTGACAATATAGAATGCATTAACTCTTGCCGCGTCGAGGTTATTCGGAGTGGTTGGGGCACTATTGGGATCCTGTGTAAAGAAAAATTGTCCAGGAGCTGATTGGCTGGTGGTTGCGTTCTGGTTAGCTTTGAAAGCAATAGCATTGTTTCCTCTAACATGTCTTCATTACATCTCATTTTTTTACAATTATAATTTGGCACTTACGATGTAACTCTGTATATGGTATTTTGGCAGTTAGCCCCGATAGTCAAAAATGCAACATGAACTGGAGTCTCACGTAGTGTTGACCGTCCCGTTACTGTGCCATCCGAGTGGAGAGGCCAAAAGATCTTGCGGATCAGTTAAAGTTTGGAATCCCTGTGTAAGAATTTCCTCTTGCATAGGTACCACAAGGTACTGTACAGTGGTCGTCGAAAAAATAGAGTGAGAAACTGTTTAAACATAGGGTAAAGAAAGAACTCACGGCAGCCTTCGTGACAAAGTCTGTCACCGAGACAAGATCACCTGAATGGGCATCTACGAAAGCTTCAAACCATGCACCAGTAGCGTCATTTTCAATTTGAATGACATGCGTCAACACTGCCGTATTATCCGGTTTGGCGAAAAACTCGAGGGTCGCAGGATGCTCATTAAACTTCCCGTTCAATGCATTTTCAGCAATTGTGATAGCATCGCTGAGCGAGATAGTGGGAGTCGAAGATGCGATAGACTCTGTGATGTAACTATGAGTGAATTGTCATGTATACTGATTTCAGATGCGTACTGGGATTAACAAGCGATGAACCAAACGACACAACCTGGGAGAAAAATATTAAATCAGTCAAGTCTTGTGACAACTTATGGGAGCTACCTTATCATCCTTATTGAACGCTACATTTGCTACCGCATTGGCAAATGGGATACCGTCCTGGGAGTAAACGGAATTTGTGAGGATATATGGCATTCTGAGAAGGAAAGAATTGTACATGGGTTTGGGTGAGGAACGCATGTTGCGCAACATCTCCTGAGAAGCCAGTGCGGAAAGATACCGAGCCTGCGCCTTTAGAGAGTTTGGAGCCTGCAAAGGCGACTGAAGCATCTTTCAGTGAAAATGGCCCCCCGCGCTTGGATAATGGGTGATCGATTCCTGCTGCAAATGTCTTCGTACATATGAATTCAGTGACAATGTATATTCGTCAAAATCATGACGCTTTACCTCAAAGGTACTAGGCGGGTGAAAAGCCTCGATGGTAAGTCCTGGACCTATGTCAATTGAGCGGCGTGTTGCATGCCTCTCATGAGAGGCCAAGGGTGTAGAGAAACCATAAGAAGCACATGCGATTGCTAGGAGAGCTGAAGTCAATAACTTGCGAAAGATGGCCATACTGTACTTGTCTTTGCAGGTACATGAATATAACGCTCATACCTCCAATTTATACTCCTCGCAGCTTATCTTGCGAGGAACTGACCATGCGAGGCCACATAAAGTTTTGGCGTTTCAGAACCGATGGTCAGAAAAACATCCATTGAAAACGACCCCGTGTTCACTCTTCGAATATTGACTAACGTACGTCCTCCTGAGTGAAAAGTAGGCCATAGTTCGAGTCGAAGTCGTCGTGTGAGGAAAAAGAATCTATATATATTCCGATAAGTAAATATGGCCAGAGATACATGAGGTATGCGTTCCACGGCTTcagaagaatatcagcaATAAGTAAGCCTTGGGAATACGGCATAAAAGAAGTCGTTGATAAGCCGATATCTGGAGAGCAGCATCGGAGAAGTCGCGATGCCCTGTCAATTCATGGGCGTCTGCCACAACAGACCAATTAATTATCAGGCAACATGTTAAAGTGTTCAGAAGAAGGAGGTGTAGAAAAGGTTTCCGTGTATATATTTGTCGAAATTGGCACTGTCCGTTCAATGGGTAAAAATCCGGTGCAAATAAGGTATCAATTGGTGGTCGAAGGTCGGAAGAGGGGAGGAAAAGATTACATAAAAAATAGGAGTATTTAGGGCAGGTTGATTCTTTCGAAAAACTCATTGCATACTGCGAAGTTCATTCTGACCCTTCCACTGTCTTTCAACGAATATGGCAGGCTATTTGACTGAATATTGCTTTCTAATTAGAAATGTACTCAGTCCAGGATCATTCCCAAGCCAAATAGGGGCACCAGGTAAGCTAAAAAAGTTACACAACAACTGTTGAAAATGTTGTTAGACATTTGGACAGATAACCTTATTGTCCGACAAATAACTCAGTAAAGAAAGGCAGTCGCGTTTCGTTGACTTAACTGACTCTCAATGGACCGGCTTTGGCCAGTCAAAGGTTTCCATATCGACTACCACTAACATTGGTGACTCATTGTATGGATGTGTGGCCTGTAGCCCAATCACGAGTTTGGCGAGTGGCACAAGCAATCCATTGTTGGCCCTTGTATAAAATATAGGTCTTCTGTGCTTGAACTACATTAACTTCTCAACCTTTTTCATCCACCATGCACGCCACTTCTTCACAAATCATGCAATACCCTATGTGCAGCGGTAACGAGCTAAGACGAATCTCATCCGATTATGTTGAAAGACTTGCGGCACGGAGCGAGATCCTCAACGACGTGGTAGACCAGTTTCTCACCACCGCGCTCACCCAACGCGAATACACGCGTTCTGTGGCATATACTATTGTACTCATGCTTAACAGTTTCCACAAACAAAATCCCAATAAAAATCTTGGGAAAGCATTGTGGCAAAAATTCTGTGGTGATGTAGTCTCATACTTTGAGAACTACGACTGGAAGGTGTGTCATTCTTAACAAGAAATTACTATTGGACCACCACTTACTGAACCGAATACACTTAGAATGCAAATGAGGGAAATGGAAACGATCCTGAAACAGGCCTCGTTTCGATCGATGCTCTGGCTCTCTGTGCTCTTGTCGGCGACTTGACTTCACTCAAATTGATTTCGTACCACAGATTCAAAAATATGACGAGGCTTCTGGTCAGACAAGTGGAAACCTGTCTGCACGTAGAGTGTATACACACCCTTTTTTCTCATGCCGCAGCACGCGCCACACCCGAAATTCACCCCGTCTTTCTGTTCGAATGCATACGTACAGTCAAAAAGCGTATCAGTCATGCTACTGGACCTATTCATAGATTTGTGAGTATCTTTTTTGCTAAGTACAGCTCGACAGTTGATTAATTTTGTTTTTCGGCGGCAGCCCGAAGAAGTAATAAACTTTGAAACCTTTGTGCGCCATCATCTTATCAAGCGTCAAGCCGCCGAGTTTCCTTCCTTTCATGACAAGCGCTTGAATCTGGAAGATGCTCTCATGGCCTCTGTATGTTTTGGCCCACTGAGCTAGCTCtcttttatcttttcttttttctctatcACCACAGTGTGCAAATCTGTCCGTTTGGCGTTGCTTCGGGCTTGTGAACGAAGTTCAACAGTACCATGAATAATTTATTAATATGCtaatcaaaaaatataatcaCTACTACTTTTTCCTTCAATAAACTTGTCATCTCCCGAACAATTCAGCTCCAGGTTGTATACCTTTTCAATCAAAAAGGTGATGAttagcccaccgcgagggtcGAACTCGCAGCCTTCAGATGCCCACTGACTATATAAGAGTCTGACGCTCTATCCGATTGAGCTAGGCGGGCGGTGATTGAATGATCGCACAATTTACTCTCCGCAGCGTTGCCAGTCACTGCGGGCATTGGCTTCAATAATCACATGAGTAAATGTTGAAATGTACTTCGATATTTTCAATAATTATTCAATATGTATCACGGCTCGTTAAAGGTttaaaatattcaacatttacttagtttttttttaaaatgtAATCAGCATCCAAAACAAGCAATTCTGATCCTGATTAATGCTTGAATACATGTTGAAAGACTAGTAAAGTTGCTTATTTATATTGTTTCATGTTTTCAGCTGACAACTACGTAATATAGTAAGTATGTACCATGGCGTTTACACAGCTTTTTCTTagtattttattttgtttgATGATAGAGGCCAAAACCTAGCGATATATTGTCGTAGCTCATGATCATCGATGTGATCAACTCGCCACTAGTTTTAATTCTGGGCGCATGGGTTGGCCCGTCAGTGTCAGAGGCCCACTAACAATATTGTACTAGGACTTgatatgtatgtatatataCCCAATAATCCATAGATTTACACGTTCAGAATATTATAAACATAAGCCGCGACTGGTCATAAGGTGttatcatgatcatgatattCAGATTTGCGAGATCTATGTTCGTGTAATAATATATATAGATATATAAGGCTACTCTGGTTCTTATACATATTCGATTTCCTCTTCGACATCTAACGAGTCTTCTGTATCCTGGAATTCACTACCTGACGGAATTGAAAACTCCAACATTAACTGCGCGTGTCAATCCACATAATCATAATCAGTCACCCGCTcgtaatatatatataagtcACAACTTACACGATCAACAGGTAGCATATGAAGAAGGCCGTCATATTCACCTCCAATTACTTTTGTAGAGGCGCAATGAGAAATAACTCTCGAAAGAGGGATCACCAGCATCTGGTATCGATTAGGATAACAAAGGAATCCCGCAAATTCGCCGTAACGTCTGTATGGATCTGTTTGAATGTCGAAAGGTGCGAGTGATTTCAACCTCAGAAATACTTCGTATGTGGTATGCCCGTCTTCTCTTGTATAATGATATTGGAAAATGTCTTCGATAATTGCTGGTCGTATTTCGTCAAGGTCATCCGCTGACAAGACTCGATGCTTGTATACAATCCTACTGTTTCGAATAGAGGCACTAGATGGTGCAGTTGATGTACCATAGCAAACTCCGCGCAGCGAAACTTCTGTCATGAAATCGGCTTGCTGTGGCATAGTATCAATTTCCATGCTTCGATCGAGTAAATCGCAAACTTGTTGATGAACTCCACTCTCAAGCCTGAGCCGCAAGGTCTCGGACCGAGGAGCAAACGATGGGGAGTTGGGATCCAATACACTAGCAAGGCGGAAACCTCGAGCGTCCTCCAGATCTATGCGATCCATTACCTGTACGAGTCTGAGGACACTGTCGCGAATATCGTCGTTATCCGAAAGCAATGCGCGAAGGTTTGCGCTTCGTGTCGCAACATGAAATAGTGTGGACTCGAGCTGACCTGATGATTATCGTGAAGTATATCTTTAATGTTACGTTCTGTACAGCAAGGATATTCAGGAGAACCATACCTATTTTTGAATTTGTATTGATTCTATGAAAGAAATTGATATAACGTTCATAGTGAGGGCCACTATGGGAATGGTTCGGTCCAAATAGCCTAAGCATATCAGCAATATGAAGAGCGGCATGGTGGGTGGGCTTCAACTGCTGGTCGGGGTAAAGTACTCGGAGATTTGATATATAACGATCCATGAAGGTGTCATACCGCGCTATCTGACTAGCTGTGGTGACACGCATGTTTGCTATACGTATTGCACTGACTAGATCCATAAAGTGCCTGAGCATTGCTTGTTTGCGGTTGGAGCCTGATCCCCAGAGCGTTATAAGAGTAAAAGGAAGATGAATTGTACAAATGACCCTCCAGTTGTCGGCACTCAACTTTCCTCTCTGAGTTGTACCCCAATTTGATGGCGCAGGAGTAATCCATGTAGGAAGTTGGGTAGATTTCATGTCTTTCCAGACACATTCCATTACGTCCTTACCCAAAACTGGCCGACGACGTAATACTCCAGAATCATTTGTGAGATTTTCCAGATATAAAAATTTCTTGGTATCATCATTGATCTTGAAGGCAATGTTATCAGTACCGGATATATTACTGTTTTTCAGAATATTTGTGCTGACCTCTTCTATAATCAAATTAAACAATGCGTTCTTTGCACTCCGCCTCctttcatcgacatcatgTTCTATCTCCAAAATGCTACACACGTAGGCAAAGATAGCAGCAGAACCTTGCTCGTAGGCTCTCCGACGAGAGACAGCTGGATTGTCGGTATCCACTATATGTCGGATTACTCGTGTGACAAGTGTCATATTCAAATTCTCGTTGGGAGGGAGCTCTGGATGTCGATCAACTTGCTCATGATCAAGCTCGTGCCCTGCTGGGTTGCTTTCAGGCTCATCGACTTCTGATTCATCGCTGTTTACCGATGGGTCTTCAATCACTTCCACATCTTCATTGTCAGGTATCATGGCTCTCTGTAATTATAATGTTGGTAAACAGATTTTTTGCAAAGGCCAAGAAAAGGCGGTATAACAAAACACCTACCCAGGCGACTATATTATTTGCAAGGATCCAACGTGTACCGATTACGAGTGTGTGATTTTGTCCCAATATATGGTTGTCAAGGCAGATTTTGAACAGAATACGCCTTGAAAACAACATTAGTTCTTCCAGCAAGTCTTCTCCACCCTGATTGATTAATTGGCAACACCTTCGATGTGAAGGACGATCTCTTTGTTGGATGGTGCCGTCTCTCCGGGTGCTTGGAGCTAATACTGCATCAGTTATCCCATCCCCCCCATCTTGTTCAATATCTATCTGAAAGATTGACCGACAGTGGTTCTGGAGAAGATTAAGGTCGAGTGCGTGCATGGGATCAATAACAGTGTAAAGAACTGGATTCCAGTATGGGAGGCGGTAAAGTGGAGACCATCGTAGTCCATACCTTTGGAATATTTGCTGACGTCTGGCTTCGCTTTCAGCATCTTTCCATAACTGGCCAATGGCTCGCATGTGCTGGTCATCCTTTGGGGGCCATTCCCTCCTATCCAGGACATCAATATCGTCGACGTCAATACTGCAGAACGAACAGAAATAGTGCGAACTTGAGCCTCCCAGGCCAGCAACTTGACGCGCAGCCAACATATCGCAAACCAACGGAACAAGGATCGCCCAGAAAATACGACCCAGAAACTCCTGATACGTCCGTAAAAACCTGACACCCTCGTAGTAAAACACCTCTAATTCGTCTATCACTAGGTCCAGATATGGGTATAAGTCTTCCTTTGAAGGTTTGTTTGGTCCGGGAATAACGCCAGCCAAATACATGTTTTCTTGAAGGTATCGGAGATGTTGGGGTAAATTAAGTACAACTAACCATATTCCCGTAGATGAGACGCTTTGCTTTGCTGTTTTATTATGGAATGGGTTGAAACTGTCCACTGATAAACTGAATATAAGCCGACCTTTGTTTTCCGGCCCAGGGATAAAAGGGTTTCCTTGTGAGTCCTTGAGGTTCCGAAACACCGAAGAACGCCAAATATCATCGACAGGGAACGAGCCTGCAAAATCGTCATGCAGAGGGTGATCGAGGTGCTCTTCTATATCCTTTCGTGATAGCAGGCGCCCAACCCAGGATTTCAAATCTTGATGGATGTATTTTCTTCTAGGCCATGCTTTGGTGGTCCCATTCGGCTGCGTTGTCAGTGTCCACAGAGGAGTACTGCAAGCAGTGCTGGTAGGGGTGCGCTTGTTGGTACAATCAAGTATAAAAGGATCAACATCTTTGAGCGGACTGTCTCCCTTGCGATAAGGGTAAAGGCTGTGGCACGAAGGACATGCCACATACGTTCGTGTGATGGGGTTCAAGCGGAAATGTCCCGACAACGGGCGAGGATCTTTTGGCATTGATTCATgtattgaagatgaagatgtagAGACTCTTGAAGACTATAATATACTTTGGATTCCGCCCAGTAAGCTTCGTAATGCGCGACGTGGCGAAAAATAGATGTTCTGCATCACCAGAGTTAGGATGCTTGCcgcctttttttcttttcctctaATTGGAAATGGCTGAAAATATGCATCTACAGAGGAGACACAGATTAAGGTCAAATTGATCAACGATATGGTACATGCACATTACTTGTATTTATGACAGGGCGTCCTGTCCCTTCACTTCTTTGGCTGGTCCATTCTGCTTCTTTGAGGAGCGTAAGGTTTCTCAATTCGACCCAAAGCCGGTGAAGGTGTTCAGCGACGTCCAGATTGTCACTATCTAGCACCATTGCGGAGGAAATAAGGCGAACAAGTTCGCGTTCAGCGTGAAGATATGCCCGGTTGACATGTTCATCAGCCAAAGCGTAAAGACCTTGATTGACCAGCATCAAGTCGTTGTCAGATGGGAAAACAAAGGCACCATTTGTCCTAGGGTCGTGTTTAAATCGCAATAATTGATCAATGCGTATGACTGGAGAAGACAGCAGGTTTTCGAGCTCCAGCGAAGACCTCATAATCAAGCTGCTGACGTCCAGATGTTGTGAAGAGTCATTAAGCATGGGAAGCAAATTCGCAGAGGATGTTGATTCGGGATGGCTTCTGTCGCTCCTGGTATGCCGGTCCCTCTGCGATCGGGAAATTCGATTTCCTTCACCTTCATAGAGGCCCGTTGCGGGATTTAAAACGGTACAATATGTCTTGCACTTGCACAACACTGTTCTTCCTCTTGGTTGTCTGTGAGGATTGCTTGCAACAGGGCGATCCATTACTGGAATATACTAGTGCAGGAGTATGGGTCAAGCGTG contains:
- a CDS encoding Extracellular metalloproteinase mep — protein: MAIFRKLLTSALLAIACASYGFSTPLASHERHATRRSIDIGPGLTIEAFHPPSTFETFAAGIDHPLSKRGGPFSLKDASVAFAGSKLSKGAGSVSFRTGFSGDVAQHAFLTQTHDGIPFANAVANVAFNKDDKVVSFGSSLVNPKSIASSTPTISLSDAITIAENALNGKFNEHPATLEFFAKPDNTAVLTHVIQIENDATGAWFEAFVDAHSGDLVSVTDFVTKAAYLVVPMQEEILTQGFQTLTDPQDLLASPLGWHSNGTVNTTVTSGNNAIAFKANQNATTSQSAPGQFFFTQDPNSAPTTPNNLDAARVNAFYIVNTMHDLTYRYGFTEAAFNFQNNNFGKGGLGNDQVTISVQDAAGTNNADFSTPPDGQSGRMRMFLWTLTNPMRDGALENDIVTHENTHGVTNRMTGGGTGRCLQTTEAGGMGEGWSDAMANWNEKTSSAVDDFVLGQYVTNNTAGIRTHPYSTNAVINPLRYSDLKTRTEVHSIGEVWANMLYNVYANLVGVHGWSSQARTNPDGREGNIVFLHLFLDALALQPCNPTFLSARDAWIQADVNRFGGANACFIWKAFASRGLGTGAANHTDDTTVPPACVET